In Toxoplasma gondii ME49 chromosome X, whole genome shotgun sequence, a single genomic region encodes these proteins:
- a CDS encoding hypothetical protein (encoded by transcript TGME49_228390), translating to MDNLHFLLIANALVSVLLIVPHNVLSLSLPPPESLWTLQARRHNRPFFQKTQSAHGAEANQRCRSVLPRNACAAGDKGLNVVGQQVEKETTHAGQHRSGRRMSFSVGSVKRGDSTTKPPVGLRSESQCDSKGLPGDVSTKFNQESSAGAGKRGSPDEETGAGLCGRRALLMEIAGLLLQELLLPPHVSPASVCRCASSVCPSLSTPPVTQVPQDRPNMTRSSPGCRSPPDTFPQTAVEGQEQIRTPPIARLSSPTPAAPGRNPARQRVAGENLRSSERYTHPQAQQTGAVARPADPTERLPPRVQGGSPEVLRRKVSSIMRSEKPTGAHSGPATDSHMNTKPHVRLVLPTTSALKAHERHRAAAVTREVPGESRVASCPVQSEPNPAYEPHGGGAACPLEGEEVQIAARHSTAVSQSEQICASDGGRLPILQQTCGIETRSQSVEGNHRHSPDSHRGAQNLRGEVGGSTMRCPPTLPPQNAPFGQTLSLAAAAETAIVRLRGKRVVYHVRMRTSEQLPAELGRPRRCCLSPSTGAQVWGSHSRASGSRGQDTLGGLAGSSAYGSCQVSRANHGFSGTEAAPSASLRNEQLRLAAVLPRVLADHHTLRTLSAQYGAIVGTFSASLEGVIQLSKAGIFTLLIQLIDQGAEKDTLVGHFFPHLCLDFVPARRVASRILSRGSLFLRLRCLAYWQRQILDDDTPTDVAVSVTGHQAELGGSLESRPIATEIFRDKSLNAGTERHRDGTKDWCCPGRTTARSESEVSQSWHSVCESDDASAPSSGGSNVGLFAKTPRWAWQLQEVILKCLGPNQPALLRSEAIRIVTIVCRRKTRRAVRIILNLMETGMVSTESWPRVLQLQLLRADEGVRRGERDGWLYNLLNEYLAVAHGDGVETPQKWEGASPGQMQTEREENSKDGLQHWPTHRQDSRARLYTQDAMRKEERDADSEAGIDPTGCEKIEFRSSKYSPVALRDQTPLKRFVYVRLVEHLMAKVFKLPEIWETRVLGSKVVDLDLYSPGASSAGAHRPPYSVGLGPRGGAVATAFGGYPDAWSRRRTSLRMKPAPPQFPLFQAEVDPGVVEKLVHVPGSIFPSSTSTTTGKEATRPPVSWIFHLLQREEAAGSSVKPARGLTLYQEASEASASCSSSHTQSVVEAAFAQLDANIVVPGLAAAITFRRGKMSKGGAGRGFTWMSFVPAQLQVQLVAILESRSMAAQLSRTGGSVANGEKNSGESLRQECRDNEDLGRRRGEDSEDEDAAVRVAAIIREKGVRIALEEGLVSEEAINARMWIVEQFSLDAMVFADSVSAAQRNAMRYVCTSSSSARSSVSSALSSRSSRSGSSSLTPWREQDAKFFSVKDDRTNPSVGLPFAETSADEMSDRWSRTGVDDPATVVAESPPLFARLEQRRGRASALDGLVDLSDLDESYSLVSLGNHEHRVPVRKLLVPRRLLSDVANRTGDKRFLMEGRASRRRSSNTKEDDDSVNGEVLSPFLDVALRVRVNAGGTYADRTGRFQRDAEKAAWEYLSRTEQMVSIWEQMKSSGTHAAAGRGSQAPLSGESSVQQSGLRKVDEETIPASSSEPEAGHTPRDVTSQRGKDNEACGPRAMWNSIGPRCLTFNMESFLPPEDEARRGLDSHPERAASPPQEPSTLGPVVLCSGNFRWVFCMHRQPGQGRRDFADFNTFLRRWEQEQYMVHLVRLNGHIVVPRARRVAAAPPPSIISYLALTPSGCRVLLNHPTFLPYLESVLRRPNRVKSSEVCAAIWSVCQMASTSLGNEYLLEYERQKERRRRRAKAYAASKKGSDGEGSMKGGAQAGPCPHHGSGKERSVERIDSADSCGFETRNAGLAAPRPHRKMSLEYGSAVSPAKSTRVLETSERNGGEQSVSGSLSDPGGENEVLMSVNGEAKRGDSRSLKSGNFSSTCHRISRLLRNRDEAECNVSTSALLRLVMRIARRNSPPCVRSTCLHALSLVQVCEPAENAAAATHWDLAARGPVQERLFEYLAGIATGSEADTTDTEDECRDSDRAGRPPEEEKQRPSNLGFRPSVNRGVEGGAACSSRKEGNAADVHDSWISLGQLVWAPPFNPPVPPDGRDFSSLFSMEKAKGGNPGSNHPMSGRTPRNSMSAARTPRKRSKQDSFQRLEEGQQREVCLRDFTAEASSRSVSSSFHEDSMQDGFPSTSTSFDVPYTDGLPRETRARNENMASSLPDDSCRPSYACFGSQHWTILDMISKLPNSVAVRISGLTSQLQSVKHRNPSLFLSVELWWRVEQLMCLYCFSAHLRRLVASLFSETLNDPAALSYLDALSEHLSRLQGNDYHDMDGSG from the exons ATGGACAACCTCCACTTTTTGCTAATAGCGAACGCTCTGGTGTCCGTCCTTCTCATCGTTCCGCACAACGTTCTCAGTCTCTCGCTCCCCCCACCCGAGTCTCTGTGGACGCTGCAGGCCCGTCGACACAATAGGCCTTTCTTTCAAAAGACGCAATCTGCTCACGGGGCTGAAGCTAACCAACGTTGCCGGTCGGTCTTGCCGCgcaacgcatgcgcagctgGCGACAAAGGCTTAAACGTGGTGGGGCAGCAGgtagagaaggaaacgacgcATGCCGGCCAGCATCGGTCAGGACGCCGGATGTCCTTCTCAGTGGGTTCGGTCAAGCGAGGAGACTCCACCACCAAGCCGCCTGTTGGTCTCCGCTCAGAGTCTCAGTGTGATTCAAAGGGGTTGCCAGGAGATGTGTCTACTAAATTCAACCAAGAATCTTCGGCTGGCGCAGGGAAGAGAGGGTCACCTGATGAAGAGACTGGTGCAGGGCTTTGTGGCCGACGAGCTCTGCTGATGGAAATTGCAGGACTGTTGCTGCAGGAACTCCTCCTGCCTCCTCACGTCAGTCCCGCGTCGGTGTGTCGGTGCGCCTCCTCCGTGTGCCCGTCGCTTTCCACTCCGCCCGTGACCCAGGTTCCTCAGGACCGTCCGAATATGACACGAAGCTCCCCAGGCTGTCGATCGCCCCCAGATACCTTCCCCCAGACAGCTGTGGAAGGACAGGAACAAATCCGGACTCCCCCGATCGCACGCTTGAGTTCACCAACTCCCGCTGCACCTGGGCGGAATCCAGCGAGGCAAAGAGTCGCCGGTGAAAACCTGCGTTCGAGCGAAAGATACACACATCCTCAGGCGCAACAGACTGGTGCAGTGGCCAGACCTGCTGACCCCACAGAAAGGCTGCCCCCTCGTGTGCAAGGCGGATCACCGGAGGTGCTCAGACGTAAAGTATCAAGCATTATGCGGTCGGAGAAACCGACTGGGGCACACAGCGGCCCTGCGACTGATTCACACATGAATACCAAGCCACATGTGCGGTTAGTACTGCCCACGACTTCTGCCCTCAAGGCTCACGAAAGACATCGAGCCGCTGCAGTTACTCGCGAAGTACCCGGTGAGTCGCGGGTGGCATCTTGCCCAGTTCAATCAGAACCAAACCCGGCGTACGAGCCTCATGGTGGTGGTGCCGCATGCCCTttggaaggcgaagaagttCAGATAGCAGCGCGTCATTCAACGGCTGTGTCTCAGTCGGAACAGATTTGTGCGTCTGACGGGGGCCGCCTGCCGATCCTTCAACAAACATGCGGCATTGAGACACGCAGCCAGAGTGTTGAGGGAAACCATCGACACAGCCCAGACTCTCACAGAGGCGCGCAGAACCTGAGGGGCGAGGTGGGCGGGAGCACGATGAGATGTCCACCGACACTACCCCCTCAGAACGCTCCCTTTGGGCAGACCCTGTCGCTCGCTGCTGCCGCTGAGACAGCCATCGTGCGACTGCGAGGCAAGCGCGTAGTGTACCATGTCCGCATGCGGACATCTGAGCAGCTTCCTGCAGAACTGGGGAGGCCGAGGAGGTGCTGTCTGTCGCCCAGCACAGGAGCTCAAGTCTGGGGGAGCCACTCAAGAGCGTCAGGAAGCCGCGGGCAAGACACGCTGGGCGGACTGGCTGGATCTTCTGCTTATGGCTCGTGTCAGGTCTCCCGAGCCAATCACGGCTTTTCTGGGACGGAGGCGGCGccctcggcttctcttcgaAACGAACAGCTGCGACTCGCAGCAGTGCTGCCTCGAGTCCTGGCAGATCACCATACTCTACGGACGTTGTCGGCGCAGTACGGAGCGATTGTGGGTACGTTTTCGGCCTCGCTGGAGGGCGTGATTCAGCTGTCGAAGGCAGGAATCTTTACGCTGCTCATCCAGCTGATTGATCAAGGTgcggagaaagacacacTGGTCGGTCATTTTTTCCCTCATCTCTGCTTAGATTTTGTTCCGGCGCGCCGCGTGGCCAGCCGAATTCTAAGTCGCggatctctctttctcagaCTTCGGTGTCTCGCTTACTGGCAGCGGCAAATTCTCGATGATGATACTCCAACAGACGTCGCTGTTTCAGTAACGGGCCACCAGGCTGAGCTCGGCGGAAGCCTCGAGAGTCGCCCAATCGCGACAGAAATATTCAGGGACAAATCGCTAAACGCAGGAACTGAACGACACCGGGATGGCACCAAAGATTGGTGCTGCCCTGGGAGAACGACGGCAAGGAGCGAGAGCGAAGTTTCGCAGTCTTGGCATTCAGTTTGCGAATCGGACGATGCGTCAGCGCCCTCGAGCGGAGGCAGCAACGTCGGCTTGTTTGCAAAGACGCCGCGGTGGGCCTGGCAGCTTCAGGAGGTGATTCTCAAGTGTCTGGGTCCGAACCAGCCAGCCCTTCTTCGCAGCGAAGCGATTCGAATCGTAACGATTGTGTGCCGCCGGAAGACTCGGCGCGCTGTGAGAATCATTCTGAACCTCATGGAGACCGGAATGGTGTCCACTGAAAGCTGGCCTCGAGTCCTCCAGCTTCAACTGCTGCGAGCAGACGAGGGCGtccgaagaggagagcgcgaCGGCTGGCTCTACAACCTCTTGAATGAGTACTTGGCAGTGGCGCATGGCGATGGTGTCGAAACTCCACAAAAGTGGGAAGGCGCAAGCCCAGGACAGAtgcaaacggagagagaagaaaactcgaAGGATGGGCTGCAGCACTGGCCGACTCACAGGCAGGACTCCCGGGCGCGGCTTTACACGCAAGACGCGATGcgcaaggaagaaagagacgcagactcAGAGGCAGGAATAGACCCTACCGGATGTGAGAAGATCGAGTTCCGGAGTTCCAAATATTCGCCTGTCGCGTTGCGGGACCAAACACCTCTGAAGCGCTTCGTCTACGTTCGGCTCGTGGAGCACCTCATGGCAAAG GTTTTCAAGTTGCCGGAGATCTGGGAGACCCGCGTGCTCGGATCAAAAGTCGTTGATCTGGACCTCTATTCCCCCGGAGCGTCCTCGGCGGGTGCTCACCGTCCGCCCTACTCTGTAGGACTGGGTCCCCGTGGTGGCGCGGTGGCGACTGCCTTTGGGGGCTATCCGGACGCTTGGAGCAGGAGGCGCACAAGTTTGAGAATGAAACCTGCGCCACCTCAGTTCCCACTTTTCCAGGCAGAAGTGGACCCCGGAGTCGTTGAGAAGCTGGTGCACGTCCCAGGGTCGATATTTCCGTCGAGTACCAGTACCACAACTGGAAAGGAAGCCACCCGCCCCCCCGTGTCTTGGATTTTCCATCTACTCCAGCGCGAAGAGGCTGCTGGGAGCTCTGTGAAGCCGGCGCGCGGGCTCACTCTATATCAGGAAGCGAGTGAGGCTAGCGCGAGCTGCTCGTCTTCACACACCCAGTCAGTCGTCGAGGCAGCGTTCGCTCAACTGGATGCAAACATTGTCGTCCCGGGCCTTGCCGCGGCGATCACGTTTAGAAGAGGCAAAATGAGCAAGGGCGGCGCCGGCCGAGGATTCACTTGGATGTCGTTCGTGCCTGCTCAGCTGCAGGTGCAGTTGGTGGCCATCTTGGAGTCGAGGAGCATGGCTGCGCAACTTTCTCGGACCGGCGGAAGTGTCGCAAACGGGGAGAAGAATTCTGGCGAGAGCCTCAGGCAGGAATGTAGAGATAATGAGGACCTAggtcgaaggcgaggcgaggaCTCTGAGGACGAGGACGCAGCTGTGAGAGTGGCGGCTATCATTCGTGAAAAAGGAGTCCGGATTGCTCTCGAGGAAGGTCTTGTCAGTGAGGAGGCGATCAACGCGAGAATGTGGATAGTCGAACAGTTCTCTTTAGATGCCATGGTTTTCGCAGATTCCGTCTCAGCCGCTCAGCGGAACGCAATGAGGTACGTTTGcacgtcgtcttcgtctgctcgctcttccgtttcctctgcgctgtcgtctcgttcttctcgctctggtTCCTCCTCGTTGACGCCTTGGCGGGAACAGGATGCAAAGTTTTTCAGCGTTAAAGATGACCGCACCAACCCCTCGGTAGGACTGCCTTTCGCCGAAACTTCCGCGGACGAGATGTCGGATAGGTGGTCCCGGACAGGAGTCGACGACCCTGCGACAGTCGTGGCAGAGAGTCCGCCCCTTTTTGCGAGACTCGAGCAACGACGAGGGCGGGCGTCGGCTCTGGACGGCCTTGTCGACTTATCGGATCTAGACGAGTCGTACTCTTTGGTGAGCTTAGGCAACCACGAGCACCGCGTTCCTGTGCGCAAACTCCTAGtccctcgtcgccttcttaGTGACGTGGCGAACCGAACTGGAGACAAACGGTTTCTTATGGAGGGGAGAGCCTCCCGGAGGAGATCTTCGAACACGAAGGAAGACGATGACTCTGTGAATGGGGAggtgctgtctcctttcctcgacGTTGCTTTGCGAGTTCGCGTGAACGCGGGTGGCACCTATGCCGACAGGACAGGTCGCTTTCAACGGGATGCGGAGAAGGCAGCTTGGGAGTACCTGTCGCGAACGGAGCAAATGGTGTCTATCTGGGAGCAAATGAAGAGCAGTGGAACGCACGCGGCCGCTGGCAGAGGCAGCCAGGCCCCGTTGTCGGGCGAATCCTCTGTCCAGCAGAGTGGCCTCAGAAAGGTCGACGAGGAGACCATTCCTGCTTCATCGAGTGAGCCGGAAGCCGGACACACTCCAAGGGATGTAACGAGCCAAAGAGGGAAGGACAACGAGGCGTGTGGACCAAGAGCAATGTGGAATTCGATTGGGCCTCGCTGTCTGACATTTAACATGGAATCCTTCCTGCCTCCAGAGGATGAGGCACGTCGGGGCCTAGACAGTCATCCAGAGAGGGCAGCTTCCCCACCACAGGAACCGTCGACGCTCGGACCTGTGGTGCTATGTTCTGGAAATTTCCGTTGGgttttttgcatgcaccgacAGCCGGGACAAGGCAGACGTGATTTCGCCGATTTCAATACCTTCCTGCGACGCTGGGAGCAAGAGCAATACATGGTGCATCTTGTGCGACTAAACGGTCACATTGTCGTGCCGCGAGCCAGGCGTGTTGCTGCGGCGCCGCCACCATCCATCATTTCTTACCTCGCCCTAACCCCCTCAG GTTGCCGCGTCCTGCTGAACCATCCGACTTTCCTGCCCTACTTGGAGTCCGTGCTTCGTCGGCCGAACCGCGTCAAGTCCTCAGAGGTCTGCGCCGCGATCTGGTCCGTCTGTCAGATGGCCTCGACGTCTCTGGGAAACGAGTACCTCCTCGAGTACGAAAGGCAAAAGGAGAGGCGCCGCAGACGTGCCAAAGCGTACGCCGCATCCAAGAAGGGGAGTgatggagaaggaagcatgAAGGGCGGCGCCCAAGCCGGTCCCTGTCCTCACCATGGGTCaggcaaggagagaagcgtgGAGAGAATCGACTCTGCTGACAGCTGCGGATTTGAGACCCGAAATGCGGGGTTGGCAGCTCCTCGGCCCCACCGCAAAATGAGCTTGGAATACGGAAGCGCCGTGTCACCCGCAAAATCGACTCGCGTTCTGGAGACATCAGAACGAAATGGTGGAGAGCAAAGTGTGTCTGGTTCTCTAAGCGATCCCGGGGGCGAGAATGAGGTGCTGATGTCCGTTAACGGCGAGGcgaaacgcggagacagccgcaGCCTGAAATCGGGTAATTTCTCGAGCACCTGTCACAGGATTTCAAGGCTGCTGAGAAACAGAGATGAGGCGGAGTGTAACGTGAGCACCAGCGCATTGCTACGACTGGTGATGCGAATCGCACGACGAAACAGTCCGCCCTGCGTCCGCAGCACATGTCTCCATGCGCTGTCTCTTGTCCAGGTGTGCGAGCCCGCGGAGAATGCCGCAGCGGCTACTCACTGGGATCTCGCAGCCAGAGGCCCTGTGCAGGAACGCCTGTTTGAGTATCTGGCTGGAATAGCAACGGGATCCGAAGCAGACACAACTGATACGGAAGACGAGTGCAGGGATTCGGACAGAGCAGGCAGACCgcccgaagaagaaaagcaacgCCCTTCGAACCTCGGTTTCAGACCTTCCGTGAACCGTGGTGTCGAAGGTGGAGCTGCGTGTAGCTCTAGGAAGGAGGGAAATGCGGCAGATGTGCACGACAGTTGGATCTCCTTGGGACA GTTGGTTTGGGCTCCTCCGTTTAACCCTCCTGTACCTCCCGATGGTCGcgacttttcttcgctgttctccatggagaaggcgaaaggcgGGAACCCAGGCAGCAATCATCCGATGAGTGGACGGACGCCGAGGAATTCGATGAGCGCTGCCAGGACCCCGCGCAAGCGAAGCAAGCAGGATAGCTTCCAGAGGCTTGAGGAGGGTCAGCAAAGAGAAGTGTGCCTCCGTGATTTCACAGCCGAAGCAAGCAGCCgttccgtttcttcgtccttccaCGAAGACAGCATGCAAGACGGTTTTCCCTCAACAAGCACGTCGTTTGATGTGCCGTACACGGACGGTCTTCCGAGGGAGACTCGCGCGCGAAACGAGAATATGGCCTCGAGCCTCCCGGACGATTCCTGTCGGCCGTCGTATGCGTGCTTCGGCAGTCAGCATTGGACTATCTTAGACATG ATTTCCAAACTGCCGAACTCAGTTGCCGTCCGCATCAGCGGTTTGACCTCGCAGCTTCAGTCTGTCAA ACACAGGAACCCCTCGCTTTTTCTATCGGTTGAGCTTTGGTGGCGCGTCGAGCAATTGATGTGTCTTTACTGCTTCTCCGCTCACCTAAG GCGTCTCGTTGCTTCACTTTTCAGTGAAACACTGAACGACCCCGCCGCTTTGTCGTATCTTGACGCGTTGTCAGAACATTTGTCACGGCTGCAGGGAAATGACTACCATGATATGGACGGTAGTGGCTGA